Sequence from the Entelurus aequoreus isolate RoL-2023_Sb linkage group LG28, RoL_Eaeq_v1.1, whole genome shotgun sequence genome:
caatatTTGACTTTGAGAAAAAGCTTTACCGCAGATTGCACagttaaaaggtttttctccagtgtgtattctcatgtgtactttcaaactgGGACTTTTTATAAAgcttttaccacagattgaacaacagaaaggtttttctccggtgtgttttctcatgtgtaaTTTTAAATAATGTCTTTGTACAAAAcatttaccacagattgaacaagtaaaaggtttttctccagtgtgtgttcgcaTGTGCACTTTTAATTGttgtctttgtacaaaacctttaccgcagattgaacaggtaaacggtttttctccagtgtgtgttctcatgtgtattttcaatgttTGACTTTGTGAAAAAGCTTTACCGCAAATTAAACagttaaaaggtttttctccagtgtgtattctcatgtgtacttttagatGAGAATGCCGATTAAAAGTTTTGCcacagtgagaacattttaagtgtgtgttgtcagtgtggcaTGTCTTATCAGCATcagagtgttcatcatcagtgtcgtcactatctgatagtggagcgaaGATCTTGTCgacttgtgatcctccacagtggtctccatcagcttctgttgtcatgtgttgagttgagctgcttggaggctccgcctctctcttctcctcatttTCACCTTTAATCTTATTTGATTCAATCttaccagtcactgggaactcctccaacaCTTCAAGCCGCTCTCCCTTCCttctgatgctgtgttcctcctcttcatcTTTTACGTGAGGGGGCTGTGGCGCcttctcttcctctttaatgtaggGGGTTTGTGGCCCCTCCTGCTCCATTTTAAAGTTCCACTTCTGCCGTTAAGGGAGAGGATGTTCTTCACGGACgcctgcaggacacaagaagacaaacacatgctTTAGAAATGTTCAGATTTGCTCAGCCACATGAGGCATTCAGTACATTCACATACATGTACCAAAGAAAACCAAGTTATTGTATGGACTGGCCTAAAATCTCAGTGGGGGACAAACACTGcgctctttacaacattatttaCAGGAAAAGAACAAGTTGGGGCCGCCTCTAGTTCAACTTTGCTGTAAACATACACAGCACTGCTCCATAAATTATGACCAGGCTGTACAGCTAGTTAGTTTATGCCTTTAttttaaatacaaacatttttaagACTTTTC
This genomic interval carries:
- the LOC133645119 gene encoding gastrula zinc finger protein XlCGF8.2DB-like isoform X2, with the protein product MEQEGPQTPYIKEEEKAPQPPHVKDEEEEHSIRRKGERLEVLEEFPVTGKIESNKIKGENEEKREAEPPSSSTQHMTTEADGDHCGGSQVDKIFAPLSDSDDTDDEHSDADKTCHTDNTHLKCSHCGKTFNRHSHLKVHMRIHTGEKPFNCLICGKAFSQSQTLKIHMRTHTGEKPFTCSICGKGFVQRQQLKVHMRTHTGEKPFTCSICGKCFVQRHYLKLHMRKHTGEKPFCCSICGKSFIKSPSLKVHMRIHTGEKPFNCAICGKAFSQSQILKVHMRIHTGEKPFICQICGQGLVQRHHLTVHMRKHNGEKTDSCSMCNKSFADRSTLVKHMRIHTGEKVFSCSVCNESFAYKYQCRKHKCAGENSSSQ